AATTTCACTCAAATCGATCCTTTGATTAAAATCTCATAAACAACAAAGTTCATTGTCAAGTTTGCACAAAGTTTGGCCATACGACTCTTGATTGTTACAATAGAATGCCTACGTGGTCACATCTACGATCTATCGCATAGAGTAGATAGAGTAGGGTGTGATAAGAGCTCTACACCATCTTACTTTATTAGACCTAATTTGTCATTTGTTGGCAGAGTAATTCAATTTATGCACAGTCCAACTTTTATTCAACTTAGAATACGTCAAAGGGACTTTAAAAGCGGGTACTAATTTTAAGAAAGGATCATTTGCTCTATCTGCCTACTTAGACTCTAACGGACTGAAGATAAGTCAAATCGACAATCAACAActagttttactatatttctTGGCTCTAATTCAGTGTCTTGAGTGTTTAAGAAACAATAGAGTGTTTCAAGTGTTTCAACAAGCTTTATTGAAACAGAATATTGAGCATTTGTATGTATTTCTACCTCATGCTGTTTTATTATAGTATGAGAATCAATTAGCTATTCAAGTAGCTCATAATTTGGGTTTCCATGATAGAGCAAAGGATATTGAGATTGATTTTCAGTTTATTAGAGAAAATGTTGATCCAAGGATTTGTGCCTGATCTTCATGCCTTCAACTCAACAACTTGCTTATCTTTTTAAGAAGGTCTTTATCTACAGATCGACTTAAATTTCTGTGTAACAAACTCATGGTGTTTTAGCCATTTGTTCGAGGGGGTGATAGTATATTAaacttatattataatatactataaattaattaattataatctcTCATCTCATTCTTGTATAAATATGTGAGAaatattcattaataaatatggGGAGATTTTACTTTCTGAAAGTCTTCAGTATTTGCAATTTTATCGTttgaattaaaagaataagtaggaagttttaaatagtttttatcaaaatagtttagatAAACATGAAGTTTTTTAATCGAAAaaataggagaaaaaaaagtttggatACTGATTTTTGCATAACTTTTTTGCTACCCAAAATCACTTTTGCACAAAATATAGTGTTTTGGCAAATTCAAAGAaagtaattttagaaaaataacaaatcacTCTAAACTAATTTTTGAAGCATTATCTGTTTGGTGATGgtgaaaaaatgattaattggGAATTACCGAATTATCtaaaataccttttttttttttagtaatttgatagttctaaaattatttttaattttaaaagaaaatcaatttaaaaacaatcttaGAAGGATGGATATCACCTCACGTTTGATGAGTCAGCATAAATAAGATGACATGGAAATAgaactaattttaattggCCAGCGTTGAAGAAAGGCAGATGCCAAGCTGCGTGTGCGCCTCCGAACTCCATGCATATTCCTCACGCTACCACGTGCCAACTCAGCAATATATCCCGAACAACGTGGGACCCACTCATCGTGAACAAATCAACGGCCACGATCAAACCTCTCATCTCCCTTACccatttttctccattttaatTCACCTTATTTTCGCGTGTAAAACTCGTGGAAATCCCCTCGACTCCACGTTCTTTTTTGCCTAAACACGTGGCAGCTCCCTCTCCTGATCACCTGCATTAACCTCCACCATAACCACAAGAAATCCACGATACCCAACTCGACAACACGGCAGGACGAGGATAATATCGTCATTGTGGATTATAAAGGAAGGAGTtgcaaagaaataaaatgatacGTAGCACAGAGGAGTAAAGTTATGGTGGTGAAAGAAGAACACGCGAAGCCCACGAGTTGAATACTTCGGGACTTTCAATcgaattaaaaaagaaaaagaaaaagaaaatccaaaattgaCCATTTAAATTGGGAAGAATTTAGATTTTCGTTTTCGAGTAACGCGATTGGTGTAATCCTTTTcggaaaagaaaatcttgaTTAATCCTTTTCGGAATagaaaatgttgatttaaTCCTTTCGATTTAACCAGTCTCGTTGCCTCCTCCACCGGCGCCGTCGTTGTTTGAATCAATCACAATCAGACTTTCAGCCCAAAAGCGATTTCAAGAATTATTAGGGAAGGCAATCAATCGTCTTCCCCAtcctttcattcttctttaaTTCGTCTCTCCACTCCAACCCAATCCAATGGCTTCTTTTGGAATTCGATGTGGAGGAAATTGCGGTGTGTTGAATCTTAACGACGGATGCGATCACAAACCATTCCCTCCTCCTCGTTCTGTAGTCGCTTCCACCGCAAGATTAAGGAAACCAAGGAGTTACATTACCGCGATGAAGAGTTTAGAGCCGGtgattagaagaaaaaacgTAGACGATGAAGTAATCTCATGCGAGAATTTAGATGAATGGATGAAGGAATCAGTGGTTGACATTGTGAAGAATCTTCGAGAAGCACCTCTGTTTGTAAGATTTTACAAAGAGAACGGGAAAACGGCGAGATTCGAAACGGAGAAGGCGGTGGAGGAAGATAGATGGCCCATCTTGGAAAATCAATGGAAAAACGGAGCAGAAGCGACGCCGGAAGGGATCATATTCGTACAAAAGCttgaagacgaagaagaagaagaagaagaagttgagaTGGAAGGGGAACCGAAGGCGTGGGGGATTGTAGTACAAGGGAGAGGAGTTGAAAGAGGAGCACCGGTGTGTTACTTGTTGAAGACGAGTAGAGCGGCTGGGTTAGGGCTATGGTGTACGCATTTCTGCTTGGTTAGGGTTAAGAATTTCAGAGAGACGACGAAATCGCAGCTTCAAAATTGTTGGTTGATGCAGAAtcaataaagaagaagaacagtGGCGGTTCAATGGTTAGATACACtcataatttcaaattcaatactCAACGTGAAGTAATTgttcatagttttttttttttttttttttttttttgggagtTTGTGTTCTTTTGATAGAAAAGGAATATCGAAATACTTTGGGTGAGGATGAAGGAGGAGAGGGATagttagttattttatttttcattttttttattgttaattatttagttatatataatatctaattagttatTTCCAAACTATACCTATGCTCATCTCTCACTCTTTTGGATTTGGATTACTTGAAGTGGTGGACActctaaatcttttttaatacttCCTTTAGGTGTTGGAGATGCAATAGTGTTACTAGTAAACAAAACtctattttacaaataaatattgttattgaatTACTCTATTTTACAAACAAATAttgttatcattgataaaatcaaattatatatttgatatatttaaaattatgctttAATCCGATCTACACTATcatactaattttattttaataaaactatCTTTTACAAACTATAGTTTACTTCAACGCATGTTGGTATGAACGAACCTCTTTcctttaaaattgtttttggtattaaaataatatatacttatttattttaaaaaacccaaattcaaaaaattgaaatactgagtttgttcttttctttttttaaaaaaaaaaaaaagattcgGCTaccattttagaatttgaaaatattggaattttgaaacttaattttcatctACAAGTAGTactattcaaattttgtttttaaaggaTAAATTGAGAGTTGTTGGTTTGATGGTtaatctaaaagaaattggattaagaaaaacataaaaatgtaatgaatTGATTGTTGTGTGCTTTTATAGACATTTTGGTTGAATATAGTTTATAGTTATATTTAGATCCCCATTAGTTGTATTCTATATTTGTATTCTACTTCATatttaatagttaattaatttggtcaACTTAAactcaaaaattttaataatggaattaattaattatcctTTCAAGAAGAGAATTAGTTAACTAAGTCAAATCATCCAACCAAAAGACAATGTTAAATACATGGAAACAATCCCACAGACAACGAGAGCTAGCTCATCTATTCAACAATTTTAGTCACATACTACATTACTCTTAGATCGTTAGATATGACAAAATTGATTCTCTCATTATTCCTCCAAGATGATAATGTTTTTTGTCACAAATTTCAGTTGACTTAACTAAACTTTCgaaatttataagaaataaCTTTCTAAAGTTTCCATCTTTCACGACTAACACATTTTCTAAATGCTCGTTTATATAGTTCTTGCTTTATGGTTGAGATCGAGCCTAGGATTAAGTTAGTCAcgtgaaaattattaaatcaatgttttaaaaactccATCTTATTTGTACATTTTGgggttttcttctcttt
This DNA window, taken from Cucumis sativus cultivar 9930 chromosome 6, Cucumber_9930_V3, whole genome shotgun sequence, encodes the following:
- the LOC105435745 gene encoding uncharacterized protein LOC105435745, translating into MASFGIRCGGNCGVLNLNDGCDHKPFPPPRSVVASTARLRKPRSYITAMKSLEPVIRRKNVDDEVISCENLDEWMKESVVDIVKNLREAPLFVRFYKENGKTARFETEKAVEEDRWPILENQWKNGAEATPEGIIFVQKLEDEEEEEEEVEMEGEPKAWGIVVQGRGVERGAPVCYLLKTSRAAGLGLWCTHFCLVRVKNFRETTKSQLQNCWLMQNQ